A part of Thermotoga petrophila RKU-1 genomic DNA contains:
- the holA gene encoding DNA polymerase III subunit delta, giving the protein MPVTFLTGTAETQKEELIKKLLKDGNVEYIRIHPEDPDKIDFIRSLLRTKTIFSNKTIIDIVNFDEWKAQEQKRLVELLKNVPEDVHIFIRSQKTGGKGVALELPKPWETDKWLEWIEKRFRENGLLIDKDALQLFFSKVGTNDLIIEREIEKLKAYSEDKKITVEDVEEVVFTYQTPGYDDFCFAVSEGKRKIAHSLLSQLWKTTEPVVIATVLANHFLDLFKILVLVTKKRYYTWPDVSRVSKELGIPVPRVARFLGFSFKTWKFKVINHLLYYDVKKVRKILRDLYDLDRVVKSEEDPKPFFHEFIEEVALDVYSLQRDEE; this is encoded by the coding sequence ATGCCGGTCACGTTTCTCACAGGCACTGCAGAGACTCAGAAAGAAGAATTGATAAAGAAACTACTGAAGGATGGAAATGTGGAGTACATAAGGATCCATCCGGAGGATCCTGACAAGATCGATTTCATAAGGTCTTTACTCAGGACAAAGACGATCTTTTCCAACAAGACGATCATTGATATCGTCAATTTCGATGAGTGGAAAGCGCAGGAACAGAAGCGTCTCGTTGAACTTTTGAAAAATGTACCGGAAGACGTTCATATCTTCATCCGTTCTCAAAAAACAGGTGGAAAGGGAGTAGCGCTGGAGCTTCCAAAGCCATGGGAAACGGACAAATGGCTTGAATGGATAGAAAAGCGCTTCAGGGAAAATGGTTTGCTCATCGATAAAGATGCCCTTCAGCTGTTTTTCTCCAAGGTTGGAACGAACGACCTGATCATAGAAAGGGAGATTGAAAAGCTGAAAGCTTATTCCGAGGACAAAAAGATAACGGTAGAGGACGTGGAAGAGGTCGTTTTCACCTATCAGACTCCGGGATACGATGATTTTTGCTTTGCCGTTTCCGAAGGAAAAAGGAAGATCGCTCACTCTCTTCTGTCGCAGTTGTGGAAAACCACAGAGCCCGTGGTGATTGCCACTGTCCTTGCGAATCACTTCCTGGATCTCTTCAAAATCCTCGTTCTTGTGACAAAGAAAAGATACTACACCTGGCCTGATGTGTCCAGGGTGTCCAAAGAGCTGGGAATTCCCGTTCCTCGTGTGGCTCGTTTCCTCGGTTTCTCCTTTAAGACCTGGAAATTCAAGGTGATAAACCACCTCCTCTATTACGATGTGAAGAAGGTTAGAAAGATACTGAGGGATCTCTACGATCTGGACAGAGTCGTGAAAAGCGAAGAAGATCCAAAGCCGTTCTTCCACGAGTTCATAGAAGAGGTGGCACTGGATGTATATTCTCTTCAGAGAGATGAAGAATAA